One Vicugna pacos chromosome 12, VicPac4, whole genome shotgun sequence genomic window carries:
- the TAC3 gene encoding tachykinin-3, which translates to MRSTLLFAVILALSLAWSFGAVCEESQEQVVPGGGHSKKDASLHQLPPSLLRRLPDSRLVSLNGLLRVLSRAGTGPKESPLPQKRDMHDFFVGLMGKRNVQPDTPIDVNQENVPSFGTFKYPPSVE; encoded by the exons ATGCGGAGCACCCTGCTGTTTGCAGTCATCCTGGCCCTCAGCTTGGCTTGGAGTTTTGGGGCTGTCTGTGAGGAGTCCCAGGAGCAGGTGGTGCCCGGTGGGGGCCACAGCAAG AAGGACGCGAGCCTGCACCAGCTGCCCCCGTCCTTGCTCCGGAGACTCCCTGACAGCCGCTTAGTCTCCCTGAACGGATTGCTCAGAGTGCTGAGCCGGGCTGGCACGG GTCCTAAGGAATCACCACTTCCCCAGAAAC GTGACATGCACGACTTCTTTGTGGGACTGATGGGCAAGAGGAACGTCCAGCCAG ACACTCCTATTGATGTGAACCAAGAGAATGTCCCCAGCTTTGGCACCTTCAAGTATCCCCCCAGTGTGGAATGA
- the ZBTB39 gene encoding zinc finger and BTB domain-containing protein 39 — protein MGMRIKLQSTNHPNNLLKELNKCRLSETMCDVTIVVGSRSFPAHKAVLACAAGYFQNLFLNTGLDAARTYVVDFITPANFEKILSFVYTSELFTDLINVGVIYEVAERLGMEDLLRACHSTFPDLETTAMAKPLTSTSESHSGTLSCSSAEPTHPLGELRGGGEHFGPDRNYVLPGDAGGSYKEEERNVTSDTNHSLPLPQQPLPPKTEDHDAPAPFTSVPSMATQPVLGTVSMGIQTSTSSCQPYKVQSNGDFSKNSFFTPDNAIDITTGTNSCLSNSDHSKDPSFGQMDELQLEDLGDDDLQFEDPTEEIGTAEEVIELSDDSEDELTFGENDNRESKAMPCQVCKKVLEPNIQLIRQHARDHVDLLTGNCKVCETHFQDRNSRVTHVLSHIGIFLFSCDMCETKFFTQWQLTLHRRDGIFENNIIVHPSDPLPGKLGLFAGAASAELKCAACGKALARDFHVVRGHILDHLNLKGQACSVCDQRHLNLCSLMWHTLSHLGISVFSCSVCANSFVDWHLLEKHMAVHQSLEDALFRCHLCSQSFKSEAAYRYHVSQHKCNSGLDARPGFGLQHPALQKRKLPAEEFLSEELALQGQPGNSKYSCKVCGKRFAHTSEFNYHRRIHTGEKPYQCKVCHKFFRGRSTIKCHLKTHSGALMYRCTVCGHYSSTLNLMSKHVGVHKGSLPPDFTIEQTFMYIIHSKEAEKNPDS, from the coding sequence ATGGGCATGAGGATCAAACTGCAAAGCACCAACCACCCCAACAACCTGCTGAAGGAACTCAACAAGTGCCGGCTCTCAGAGACCATGTGCGATGTCACCATCGTGGTGGGGAGCCGCTCCTTCCCGGCCCACAAAGCCGTGCTAGCCTGTGCGGCTGGCTACTTCCAGAACCTCTTCCTGAACACTGGGCTTGATGCTGCCAGGACCTATGTGGTGGACTTCATCACCCCCGCCAACTTTGAGAAGATTCTGAGCTTTGTTTACACGTCAGAGCTCTTCACGGACCTGATCAACGTTGGGGTCATCTATGAGGTCGCTGAGCGTCTGGGTATGGAGGATCTCCTTCGGGCCTGTCACTCCACTTTTCCTGACCTGGAGACCACTGCCATGGCCAAGCCGCTGACCAGCACCAGTGAGAGCCACTCTGGTACCCTGAGTTGTAGCTCAGCAGAACCCACCCATCCCCTTGGAGAACTCCGGGGTGGTGGGGAGCACTTTGGTCCTGATAGAAACTATGTGTTGCCTGGTGATGCTGGAGGAAGCtataaagaggaagagagaaacgtTACCAGTGACACTAACCATAGCCTGCCTCTGCCGCAGCAGCCACTGCCGCCAAAGACAGAAGACCACGATGCCCCTGCTCCTTTCACGTCTGTCCCCAGTATGGCGACCCAGCCAGTCCTGGGCACTGTCAGCATGGGCATCCAAACCAGCACAAGCTCCTGCCAGCCATACAAAGTCCAGAGCAATGGAGACTTTAGTAAAAACAGCTTCTTTACCCCTGACAATGCAATAGATATTACCACTGGGACCAACTCCTGTCTGAGCAATAGCGACCACTCCAAAGACCCCAGCTTTGGGCAGATGGATGAGCTCCAGCTGGAGGACCTGGGGGACGACGACTTGCAGTTTGAAGACCCCACTGAGGAGATAGGCACAGCTGAGGAGGTGATTGAATTGAGTGACGACAGTGAGGACGAGCTGACTTTCGGAGAGAATGACAACCGAGAGAGTAAGGccatgccctgccaagtgtgcaAGAAAGTTCTAGAGCCCAACATTCAGCTCATCCGCCAGCATGCTCGGGACCATGTGGACCTGCTGACTGGCAACTGCAAGGTCTGCGAGACACACTTCCAGGACCGGAACTCCCGGGTGACCCATGTTCTGTCCCACATCGGTATTTTCCTCTTCTCCTGCGACATGTGTGAAACTAAGTTCTTTACCCAGTGGCAGCTGACCCTCCACCGACGGGACGGGATATTTGAGAACAACATCATCGTCCACCCCAGCGACCCTCTGCCTGGGAAGCTGGGTCTGTTTGCAGGAGCAGCCTCTGCAGAGTTGAAATGTGCTGCCTGTGGGAAGGCATTGGCCAGAGATTTCCACGTGGTCCGGGGCCACATCCTTGACCACCTGAACCTGAAGGGCCAGGCCTGCAGTGTCTGTGACCAGCGCCACCTCAACCTCTGCAGCCTCATGTGGCACACACTCTCCCATCTCGGCATCTCGGTCTTCTCCTGCTCCGTCTGTGCAAACAGCTTTGTGGACTGGCATCTCCTGGAGAAGCACATGGCTGTGCACCAAAGCCTGGAAGACGCCCTCTTCCGCTGCCACTTGTGCAGCCAGAGCTTCAAGTCGGAGGCTGCCTATCGCTACCACGTGAGCCAGCACAAATGCAACAGCGGCCTTGATGCGCGGCCTGGTTTTGGGCTACAGCACCCAGCTCTCCAGAAGCGGAAGCTGCCAGCAGAAGAGTTCCTGAGTGAGGAGTTGGCGCTGCAGGGCCAACCCGGGAATAGCAAGTACAGCTGCAAGGTGTGTGGCAAAAGATTTGCCCACACAAGTGAGTTCAACTACCACCGGCGGATCCACACGGGCGAGAAGCCGTACCAGTGTAAGGTGTGCCACAAGTTCTTCCGAGGCCGCTCGACCATCAAGTGCCACCTGAAGACGCACTCGGGGGCCCTCATGTATCGCTGCACGGTCTGTGGCCACTACAGCTCCACGCTTAACCTCATGAGCAAGCACGTCGGCGTGCACAAAGGCAGCCTCCCGCCTGACTTCACCATCGAGCAGACCTTCATGTACATtatccattccaaagaggccgaGAAGAACCCGGACAGCTGA